The region GCTCATCCAGCGCCGCCAACTCGTTTTGCTGACGCGCCAACTCCTGGCTGGCATCTTGCCGGAAGCGGCTGACCCGCTCCTGGCGCTGTTGGCGCAAATCATTGACCTGGCGGTTCAGGCGCATCACTTCCACTTCGGACATCAGTCCGCGCGTGGACAAGTCCTGCGCCACCTTGAGTTCACGCCCCAGCAAGCCCACGCTTCGGTCCAAAGCCACCACCGCCTCATCCAGCACATGCATGCGGGACTCATAAGTCTGCAACTCGGCCGCCGCGAGTTCGGGCGCGGCCTTCACTTCGGCCGGCCACTCCGGGCGACCGCCATAGGCCTCGGCCTTGAGTCGGGCCACGGCCGCCTTCAAAGCCAGGCGACGCAGACTGCCTTCGTTTTGCTGTGCCTCCACGCGGGTCGGGTCCAGGCGCATCAGCTCCTGGCCAACTGCCACCTCTTGGCCCTCAACCACCAACATTTCGGCCAGCAAGCCGCTTTCCAGACTGGCGATCACCTGTTCCCGCGCCTCCGGCACTACCCTGCCCTGCATGCGGCTGACCTGATCCACCCTGGCGAATGCAGCCCAGGTGATGGCGGTCGCCACCGCGGCCAACAAAAGATAAAGCGCCCACATGGCATGCGGCAGCGGCTCGTCGAGCTGAGCCCGGGCAAGGCTACTGAGAAAGGGGCTGTCGTGCGCGGCTTTCGCCATATCTTTTTCTCTGTCTGGCGCCGTAGCGCGTCTTCGTTATTGCTGTGAGATCGTGTCCAGGCCCGTCAACCGAGGCCTTAAACCGAGGCCTTGCGCTCAACCGGTTGGGCACTGGGATGCATGTGCACGCGAGAGTCCTCTCCACCTCGGCCTCCCGCCTGCACCGTGGCTGCCGGCTGCACGCCGGAAAGCGCAGCCAGCACCTTGTCGCGCGGACCGTCCAGCACCAGCTTGCCCGCATCCATCACCATCACCCGGCCCACCAACTCCAGCACGGCCGGGCGGTGCGTCACCGCGATCAAGGTGCAACCAGCGGCGGCCTCCTTGAGCTGGCGCAGAAAGCTCATCTCGGACTGCGCATCCATGGAGCTGGTCGGCTCATCCATCAGCAAGAGCTTGGGCTTGTTGACCAAGGCACGTGCCAAGGCCACCAATTGACGCTGGCCGCCGGAAAGCAGGCCGCCCATCTCACCCACGGGCAGGTCCCAGCCCATGGGGTGAGCAGCGACAACGCGGTCTAGGCCGGTCAAACGGGCCACTTCAACCAAGCGAGCCGCCGGCACTTCACCGCGGCCCATCAAAACATTGTCTCGGAGCGTGCCCTGGAAAAGGCGCGGCTCTTGCGACACGAAACCCACATGCGAGCGATACTCAGCCGGGTCGATCTGGCGCAGATCGAGGCCTTCCACCTCCACCATGCCTTCGGTTGGCTGATACAGGCCGGCAATCAAGCGCAAGACGGTGGACTTGCCGCTACCAATGCGGCCCAGCACGGCGATCCGCTCGCCCGGCTGAATCTGCACATTCAGTCCACCCAGCACCCGAGGCGCCGCCTGGCCAGGCGCTGCCGGGTACTGGAAGCCCACATCGCGCAAGACGATGCGGCCCTGCACACTGGTCAGCGGCACATAGTTTTGAGCGCTGTCGCGTTCGGTGGGCTTGTTCATCAGGGAATCGATACTTTGCAAGGCCGCCCGTGCGCCTTGGTAGCGCGTGACCAAACCCACCATGCTGCCCAAAGGTGCCAGCGCACGCGAGGCGAACATGATGGAGCCGATCAAGGCCCCCTGCGTGATCACGCCTTCACGGATCAAATACACGCCCCACAACAGCATCAACAGCGTGTTGATCTGGTACATCGAGTGAGACAGATGATTGATCAAGCCGTGCATGCTACGGGTGCGCAAGCTGGATTCGGCTGCCACCGCATTGCTGATCTCGTAGCGGTGTTGAAACTGTGGTGCGGCGCCCGAGGTCTTGACGTCCTCCAGGCCCTCGAGTGCCTCCACCAAATTGCCCTGCACTTCAGCCTGCTCAGCCATGCCGGTGCGAACCGACCGCCGCACCAAGGCCTGCAGCACGATGATGCCCGCCACCATGATGGGCACCGTCAGCGTCACCACCCAGCCCAGAGGGCCGCCGATGGTGAAGACCATGCCGACAAAAATGATGATGAAAGGCAGATCGGTCAACACCGACATGCTGGCCGAGGCGAAGAAGTCGCGCACCGTTTCGACCTGGCCCATGTAATGCGCACAGGAACCCGCCGAGGCCGGCTTGTGCTCCATGCGGATCGACAGAATGTGGCGGAACAATTTGGCGCCGATGATCAAATCAGCCTTGCGCCCCGCCAGGTCAATCAAGTCGGCTCGCAAATGTTTGGCGAACAGGTCAAACACCAATGCCAGCGCGCCGCCGATAACCAGCGTCCACAAGGTCACCAAGGCATCTTGGTGCGGGATGACCTTGTCGTAAATCACCGCCGTGACCATGCCGGTGGCCAGCATCAAGACATTGCTGAGCAAGGCCGCCAACATGGCGCCACGGTAGTAAGGGATGAAACGCTTGAGCGTGCCCCACAGCCAGTGATCGGTGGCATCCATCACCACATGGTGATGGGCTTGGGCTCGGGTCTGCTCCTTGGGGCTGACCAGCAGGCAAAAGCCGCTGTATTCGGCTTGCAACTCGCTCAGATTGGCCTCGCAAAGCTGCGACTCAGCACCAGGAAACAAGACCTGGTAGCGGCCGCTGGCCTCGTCCAGCACGCGCACCAGCACGCAGGCGTCGCCCTCATTGAGCAGAATCACCGTCGGCAGCATCAGGCTGTTGATCTGATTCAGCGCGCGGCGTTGAAGGGCAGCCTCGTAGCCCGCCTCCTTCATCAATCTGACCGCCTGCGCCGGCGACAAGACGCCGTCGGCCGCGCCATTGGCACGCAAGGAAGCGGCGGAGCGAGGGCGTTTGTGGTGGTTGGTCAGCCAGACCAGCGCCTGCAGCAAGGGATCACCGATGTCTGCCCCGACTTCTTCCTCGGCATCCAGGACAGGATCCTGGCGCACCGCCCCATCCTCTGCGGAGGCGGCCAAGCGCAGGCTCGGCCCTCGGTCGGTGCCTGCGGGGTCAAAGAAATCGTCGCGTCGGGACACCCGATTCACTCCTCAAAACGTCCAAAACGAGGGCTTGAGCACATCGCTTCAGGCCTCACGCTGGGCCAAGGCCATGCGTTCAAACTGAGCTTCCATATCGGCCACCAAGGCCGGCATATCAAACAAGGCCGAGCTGCGACCAAACTCTTGCAGATAACGTTTATAGGATAGTGCCCGCGCCGGCTGCTGGCCAATCTGAATCGCGCGTTGCTCATACTCCGTCACAGAATAGGTGACCAGATCCGGCAAGCCGACCGCCGTCAAGAGGCTGCCCGCCATGCGCGAGATATAGCTACGCCCGCTCAGCGTCAGGATGGGCGCGCCCATCCAGAGGCAATCATTGGCCGTGGTTCCGGCGTTGTAGGGGAAGGTGTCCAGCACCAAATCGGCCAGCTGAAAGCGTGCCAGATAGTCCGGCGGCGCGGCACGTGGCGCAAAGATCAAACGCTCCGCCGCCACCCCTTGCGCCGCCGCATGGGCCAGCATGTTCTCGCGTGCCTTGGCGTTATCTGCCAGCAACCACAAGACCGAATTGGGCACCGCTTGCAGCACCCGCATCCAGGCCTGGAACATCGGCTCGGTGTATTTGTGGTTGTTGTTGAAGGAACAGTAAACGAAGGCGTCTTCCGGTAGACCCAGCTGGCTGCGCGTCGGCGTGGCGCCAATTGGCCGCTTGCGGTCGCTGGATTGGTAGCACTTATCGAGGTAGATCGGCCGCTCGGTACAGAAAGGCAGGTACTCGGGCGGCATCACAAAACGGTCCGCCAGAATCCAGTCCACGCCGGGAATGGCTGAGGTGCCAGGCAAGCCTAGGTAGCTGACCTGAATGGGTGCGGGGCGATAAGCCAGGATATTCGGTCGAGCGCCGCTGGTCAGGCCCTGCAAGTCCACCAACACGTCGATACCCATGCTGGCGATCAGTTGGGCGGCCGCCTCATCGCTGAGGCCTTGCAAGGGGATCAGCTGATCCATGGCCGAGCGGATGCGGGCACGCTGGGCCGAGCCGTCTTCGCCGCTCCAGCAAAAAGCAAACACCTCGAAGCGCGAACGGTCGTGCAACTCGAAGATTTCCGGCGTCAGAAAGCCCACCGCATGCATGCGCAAGTCGCCGGAGAGATAGCCAATCCGGATCCGCCCTTCCCTGCGCTTGCCGCTTTGTTTGTACAAAGGCGGGCCGGCGTACTTGATGACCTTCTCGTGCACAAAGCGCTGGGCGACCAGCAGTTGCAGCGCCGGGTCATCGCTATAGCTCAGCATGGCCAGCAAAGAGGTATTGAGCAGCAGCTGATTGGGCGTGACCGCGCCGACGGGCTCATACACCGGCCAAGCGCATTGCTTTTGGCGAATGTGCACATAGTGCTGCAGCACATCGCCTTGATCGGCTTTGAGCATCAGCGCTTGACGCATGACGGTCTCGGCCTCGGGATAGCGCTTTTCTTGCTCCAGCAGGCGGGCACGATTCTTCAAGGCATGCAGGCGCAGCTCCAGGGCGTCAGTGCCCATGATCTCGCCGACTGATGTGTCATTGGCAGCATCTGCCCAGGTCTTCAGCGCATTCTCGACCTGCCCCAGATGCTCTTGTTGATGCCCCAGATTGACCTTGGCCTGCAGAAAGTCAGGCTTGAGTGCCAGCGCTTGCAGATAGGCCTGCTCTGCCTCGGCATGTTTGTGGATGCTGGCCAGGGTGGCGCCCATGTTGTAGAGGGCGACAACCCGCAGCGGTCCGGTCTGCTTGTCCAGCCAAGCGCGGTACAACTCACCAGCCAGTTCGCCCAGTCCTTGTGTCTGCAACTGGGACGCCCGGCCCATCAACTCGGCCAAGGGCAAGCTGGCCTCCTGGCAGCGGCGCAGGAGTTGATCCCACTCGGCGCTGAGGGCGGCGGGAATGCTCAATGTTTGCATGCGGGGTGAAGCAAGGTCCATGGCGATACAGGCCTATGTAAACGTGTCGCGAAGCGCGTGTCTAAGACCTTGGCTTTGCCCAACGAGGACGAAACCTGGCCAGGGACGGGCCCACAAGGGCTTCCCCGTCTCGATTCTCCAAGCACTACTCCCTGCAGGATCGCCGCAAATAGCCGGGTCCAGGGGCCCAATTCCCCGCATGTCTCCCTGCACCTCTGCATTTCGCTCGAGCCGGCAAAAACTTGAGTTTCGATTTACTCCCTCTTGCCCCTGCATTTCAGCCCTTCAGGTCAAGGCCGGGCTGGTCAGAATGGTTTCACCTCTGTAGGAGGAGGGCGCGCCCGAAACCGGTCGCTGTTTAGAGAGCAAAAATATGCTGAATGCCATTCTGACTCGATGGGCCAGGACACGCGGAGCCTTGTCGTCGACCTCGTCCATCACGACCCAGCCTCACGGCCTGAACCGACCCAGCGGCAGCTTTCCGCCGCCGCGCAGCAGCATCAACGCCGGCAATTTGGACTCGATTTGGCAGACCTTGCTGCGCCGCCGGCCCGCCGATGTCGACCCTTGGGCCGCACAGGCTCAGATGCTGGACGCCCGCCGACAAGCCAATGTGACCGTTGCCCGGGTTCAGTTTCAGGCTTCTTTGCAAGGACTCAGCGGCGACACGGTCGAAGCGCTTGAGCGCAGCATCTGCCGTAGCCGAAACCTGCGTGACCTCTGGCATTTGCGCGCCTGGCTTTACACCGAAGTGGCGCGGGCCTACTCGCAACATGAGGCCGAACGCCGCCTCCAGGCGCTGAACAGCTTTTTTAGCAGCCAAGCGGCCATGCTCAATTTCAATGCACCGGGCCAAGCCTTGGCTCAGCCTCTCGGCAAGCGGCATTAAGCCGGCACATTTCAGCCGGATCATTTCAGCCTGCTCATACAAGCCGCCAGATCAAGCGAGCCAGACGACCATGCATCTCACTCTGCGCGATATTCCCGACTTCCCACCGCCCTGGGGCTTTGCCAGTGCGGGCCGGCCGGACGAGAGGCGTGGCCGCAGCTCGGCGCGCCAGGCCCTGGTCCAGCTCAAGCTGGTGTTTCAGCGCGCGGCGGC is a window of Paucibacter sp. KCTC 42545 DNA encoding:
- a CDS encoding type I secretion system permease/ATPase, with translation MSRRDDFFDPAGTDRGPSLRLAASAEDGAVRQDPVLDAEEEVGADIGDPLLQALVWLTNHHKRPRSAASLRANGAADGVLSPAQAVRLMKEAGYEAALQRRALNQINSLMLPTVILLNEGDACVLVRVLDEASGRYQVLFPGAESQLCEANLSELQAEYSGFCLLVSPKEQTRAQAHHHVVMDATDHWLWGTLKRFIPYYRGAMLAALLSNVLMLATGMVTAVIYDKVIPHQDALVTLWTLVIGGALALVFDLFAKHLRADLIDLAGRKADLIIGAKLFRHILSIRMEHKPASAGSCAHYMGQVETVRDFFASASMSVLTDLPFIIIFVGMVFTIGGPLGWVVTLTVPIMVAGIIVLQALVRRSVRTGMAEQAEVQGNLVEALEGLEDVKTSGAAPQFQHRYEISNAVAAESSLRTRSMHGLINHLSHSMYQINTLLMLLWGVYLIREGVITQGALIGSIMFASRALAPLGSMVGLVTRYQGARAALQSIDSLMNKPTERDSAQNYVPLTSVQGRIVLRDVGFQYPAAPGQAAPRVLGGLNVQIQPGERIAVLGRIGSGKSTVLRLIAGLYQPTEGMVEVEGLDLRQIDPAEYRSHVGFVSQEPRLFQGTLRDNVLMGRGEVPAARLVEVARLTGLDRVVAAHPMGWDLPVGEMGGLLSGGQRQLVALARALVNKPKLLLMDEPTSSMDAQSEMSFLRQLKEAAAGCTLIAVTHRPAVLELVGRVMVMDAGKLVLDGPRDKVLAALSGVQPAATVQAGGRGGEDSRVHMHPSAQPVERKASV
- a CDS encoding HlyD family efflux transporter periplasmic adaptor subunit, with the protein product MAKAAHDSPFLSSLARAQLDEPLPHAMWALYLLLAAVATAITWAAFARVDQVSRMQGRVVPEAREQVIASLESGLLAEMLVVEGQEVAVGQELMRLDPTRVEAQQNEGSLRRLALKAAVARLKAEAYGGRPEWPAEVKAAPELAAAELQTYESRMHVLDEAVVALDRSVGLLGRELKVAQDLSTRGLMSEVEVMRLNRQVNDLRQQRQERVSRFRQDASQELARQQNELAALDEQQVVRKDAMARTVLRSPVHGLVKNIRNNTVGGVVAGGSPVMEIVPIGPNVLVEARLPPSEVGFIGVGQRAVVKLAGYDFNIHGGLEGHVELISADTLGDNEKTSATGDARYYRVLIRTDKNTLRRAGEPLPVLPGMAANVEVKTGERTVLSFILRPLLKSNEALKER
- a CDS encoding O-linked N-acetylglucosamine transferase, SPINDLY family protein encodes the protein MQTLSIPAALSAEWDQLLRRCQEASLPLAELMGRASQLQTQGLGELAGELYRAWLDKQTGPLRVVALYNMGATLASIHKHAEAEQAYLQALALKPDFLQAKVNLGHQQEHLGQVENALKTWADAANDTSVGEIMGTDALELRLHALKNRARLLEQEKRYPEAETVMRQALMLKADQGDVLQHYVHIRQKQCAWPVYEPVGAVTPNQLLLNTSLLAMLSYSDDPALQLLVAQRFVHEKVIKYAGPPLYKQSGKRREGRIRIGYLSGDLRMHAVGFLTPEIFELHDRSRFEVFAFCWSGEDGSAQRARIRSAMDQLIPLQGLSDEAAAQLIASMGIDVLVDLQGLTSGARPNILAYRPAPIQVSYLGLPGTSAIPGVDWILADRFVMPPEYLPFCTERPIYLDKCYQSSDRKRPIGATPTRSQLGLPEDAFVYCSFNNNHKYTEPMFQAWMRVLQAVPNSVLWLLADNAKARENMLAHAAAQGVAAERLIFAPRAAPPDYLARFQLADLVLDTFPYNAGTTANDCLWMGAPILTLSGRSYISRMAGSLLTAVGLPDLVTYSVTEYEQRAIQIGQQPARALSYKRYLQEFGRSSALFDMPALVADMEAQFERMALAQREA